From a region of the Dunckerocampus dactyliophorus isolate RoL2022-P2 chromosome 20, RoL_Ddac_1.1, whole genome shotgun sequence genome:
- the sf3b4 gene encoding splicing factor 3B subunit 4, translated as MAAGPISERNQDATVYVGGLDEKVSEPLLWELFLQAGPVVNTHMPKDRVTGQHQGYGFVEFLSEEDADYAIKIMNMIKLYGKPIRVNKASAHNKNLDVGANIFIGNLDPEIDEKLLYDTFSAFGVILQTPKIMRDPDTGNSKGYAFINFASFDASDAAIEAMNGQYLCNRPITVSYAFKKDSKGERHGSAAERLLAAQNPLSQADRPHQLFADAPPPQAIPPPVLTSMGPGMPMPGMPPPGAFPPMPPPGSMPSMPPNMAMHAAHGGPQGGHPPGPPPFPPASMHAGMPQMPMPPPAPPGMVPPPPAPPGSTQARAPPPPGMPPPPPMGMPHRAPYGPPMGHPVPPGMRGPPPPMPPPGYGAAPPRPPPFGFQRAPPMPPRPPSAPPRVPLRAPMPP; from the exons ATGGCAGCGGGGCCGATTTCGGAAAGAAACCAAG ATGCCACGGTGTATGTGGGTGGCCTGGATGAGAAGGTGTCAGAGCCGTTACTGTGGGAGCTTTTTTTGCAGGCTGGTCCTGTTGTCAACACGCACATGCCCAAGGACAGGGTGACAGGACAACATCAAG GATATGGATTTGTGGAGTTTCTTAGTGAAGAAGATGCGGACTACGCCATCAAAATCATGAATATGATCAAGCTCTACGGTAAACCCATCCGCGTCAATAAGGCGTCGGCACACAATAAAAACCTGGACGTGGGTGCCAACATTTTCATCGGCAACCTGGACCCAGAGATCGACGAGAAGCTCCTCTACGACACGTTCAGCGCTTTCGGCGTCATCCTGCAGACGCCCAAGATTATGCGCGACCCCGACACGGGCAACTCCAAGGGATACGCCTTCATCAACTTTGCCAGCTTTGACGCGTCGGACGCCGCCATCGAGGCCATGAACGGTCAGTACCTGTGCAACAGGCCCATCACCGTGTCCTACGCCTTCAAGAAGGACTCCAAAGGAGAGCGCCACGGCTCGGCCGCCGAGCGACTCCTCGCCGCCCAGAACCCGCTCTCACAGGCAGACAGGCCGCATCAGCTGTTTGCTGATGCGCCGCCGCCGCAGGCCATACCACCGCCAGTTCTGACCTCGATGGGACCCGGGATGCCCATGCCAG GGATGCCCCCTCCCGGAGCGTTTCCCCCCATGCCGCCTCCAGGATCGATGCCTTCCATGCCTCCCAATATGGCTATGCATGCCGCACACGGAGGCCCACAAGGTGGACACCCACCTGGACCCCCACCTTTCCCTCCTGCCTCCATGCACGCAG GTATGCCTCAAATGCCCATGCCCCCTCCAGCGCCTCCTGGCATGGTGCCACCACCTCCAGCGCCTCCAGGCTCAACTCAAGCCCGTGCACCGCCACCTCCCGGCATGCCCCCACCGCCACCCATGGGCATGCCACACCGGGCCCCCTACGGACCACCCATGG GTCACCCCGTACCTCCTGGCATGAGAGGACCCCCTCCTCCTATGCCCCCGCCAGGCTACGGCGCCGCTCCCCCTCGCCCTCCTCCCTTTGGCTTCCAGAGAGCTCCCCCCATGCCGCCGAGGCCGCCCAGTGCCCCGCCCCGGGTTCCCTTAAGGGCACCCATGCCACCTTAA
- the lix1l gene encoding LIX1-like protein, which produces MDSHVLNIRNQRLQPGIGFGSGPTGTLRSSSLRPGVTVPIPPPPLLPSAASLVASSGPPPPPPPLQLHSLYGGVAGVGAGLGPTAPGHCNPGNPAVLKEAVEAVVRSFAKHTQGYGRVNVVEALQEFWQMKLSRGADLRNGALVVYEMVPSNSPPYVCYVSLPGGSCFGSFQFCPTKAEARRSAAKIALMNSVFNEHPSRRITDDFIEKSVSEALASFNGNREEADNPNTGIGAFRFMLESNKGKSMLEFQELMTVFQLLHWNGSLKAMRERQCSRQEVLAHYSHRALDDDMRTQMAADWVNREQSVASTIAQELASTERELEEARLAGRELRFYKEKKDILMLAVGQLNAANAATLPAH; this is translated from the exons ATGGACTCTCACGTCCTCAACATCCGCAATCAGAGGCTCCAACCGGGCATCGGATTCGGTTCTGGGCCGACGGGGACCCTCCGCTCCTCCTCTCTGCGGCCAGGCGTCACGGTGCCTAtcccgccgccgccgctgcttCCCTCCGCGGCTTCCCTCGTCGCCTCCTCGGGGCCTCCTCCACCGCCACCGCCGCTTCAGCTCCACAGCCTCTACGGAGGAGTTGCCGGAGTTGGAGCCGGCCTGGGTCCCACCGCCCCCGGCCACTGCAACCCGGGGAACCCGGCGGTGCTGAAGGAGGCAGTGGAGGCTGTGGTCCGCAGCTTCGCCAAGCACACGCAGGGCTACGGCAGAG TCAACGTGGTGGAGGCCCTGCAGGAGTTCTGGCAGATGAAGCTGAGCCGGGGAGCCGACCTACGCAACGGAGCGCTGGTTGTTTACGAAATGGTGCCGTCCAACAGCCCCCCGTACGTCTGCTACGTGAGCCTCCCGGGAGGCAGCTGCTTCGGAAGCTTCCAA ttctGTCCCACCAAGGCTGAGGCCAGACGCAGCGCAGCCAAGATCGCCCTCATGAACTCTGTTTTTAACGAACACCCATCCCGACGCATCACGGACGACTTCATCGAGAAAAGCGTCAGCGAGGCTTTGGCGTCCTTCAAC GGAAACAGAGAGGAGGCCGACAATCCCAACACGGGAATCGGAGCGTTCCGTTTCATGTTGGAATCCAACAAAGGCAAATCCATGCTGGAGTTTCAG GAGCTGATGACCGTTTTCCAGCTCCTCCACTGGAACGGAAGCCTGAAAGCCATGAGGGAACGCCAGTGTTCCCGTCAG GAAGTGCTGGCTCACTACTCCCACCGGGCGCTGGACGACGACATGCGCACCCAGATGGCGGCCGACTGGGTGAACCGGGAGCAGAGCGTGGCCAGCACCATCGCCCAGGAGCTGGCGTCGACTGAGCGCGAGCTGGAGGAGGCCAGGCTGGCCGGGCGGGAGCTGCGCTTCtacaaggagaagaaggacatcCTGATGTTAGCCGTGGGCCAGCTCAACGCCGCCAACGCCGCCACGCTGCCCGCGCACTAA
- the LOC129173056 gene encoding synaptic vesicle glycoprotein 2A-like, translating into MEDGYQNRTAFIKGAKDIAKEVKRQASKKVGRTVDRMNDEYSRRSYSRFEEDDDDDYPAQGGQDGGGYYRGDSQAANDDDEGGHSDSTEGHDEDDEIYEGEYQGIPRADSGKGSLAGGPGSVAAGAQQFRDVGVSEAERRKDQEELAQQYETILQECGHGKFQWTLYFVLGLALMADGVEIFVVGFVLPSAEKDMCLSEPNKSMLGLIVYFGMMVGAFLWGALADRIGRRQSLLISLSINSIFSFFSSFVQGYSTFLFCRLLSGVGIGGSIPIVFSYYSEFLSQEKRGEHLSWLCMFWMIGGIYASAMAWAIIPHYGWSFQMGSAYQFHSWRVFVLVCAFPSVAAIAALNAMPESPRFYLENGKHDEGWMILKQVHDTNMRAKGHPEKVFTVTTIKTVKQMDELVDTGTDTPVWQRYRLKIMSLSQQIRNNIIACFTPEYKRTTFMLMAVWFTMSFSYYGLTVWFPDMIKYIQKQEYESRTKTFSKERVEHVTFNFTLENQVHRQGHYFNDKFLNLKMKSMVFEDSVFEECYFEDITSTHTVFRNCTFIASLFYNTDLFKYRFVDCKLVNSTFLHNKEGCMLDFSDDFNNAYMIYFVNFLGTLAVLPGNIVSALLMDKIGRLRMLAGSSVISCVSCFFLMFGNSESGMIALLCLFGGISIASWNALDVITVELYPSDKRTTAFGFLNALCKVAAVLGISIFQSFVGITKAVPILFAAGALAAGSFLATKLPETRGQVLQ; encoded by the exons ATGGAGGACGGCTATCAGAATCGGACCGCCTTCATCAAAGGTGCCAAAGACATCGCCAAGGAGGTGAAGCGCCAGGCCTCCAAGaaggtgggccgcacggtggaccgCATGAACGACGAGTACAGCCGGCGCTCCTACAGCCGCTTcgaggaggacgacgacgacgactacCCGGCGCAAGgcggccaggacggcggcggcTACTACCGCGGCGATAGCCAGGCGGCCAATGACGACGACGAGGGCGGCCACAGCGACTCCACTGAGGGCCACGACGAGGATGACGAGATCTACGAGGGCGAGTACCAGGGGATCCCCAGGGCCGACTCGGGCAAGGGCAGCCTGGCCGGGGGGCCCGGCTCGGTGGCGGCTGGCGCTCAGCAGTTTCGAGACGTCGGGGTGTCCGAGGCGGAGAGGAGGAAAGACCAGGAGGAGCTGGCCCAGCAGTACGAGACCATCCTGCAGGAGTGCGGACACGGCAAGTTCCAGTGGACCCTCTACTTTGTGCTGGGCCTGGCGCTGATGGCCGATGGCGTGGAGATCTTTGTGGTCGGGTTTGTCCTCCCCAGCGCTGAGAAGGACATGTGTCTGTCTGAACCCAACAAGAGCATGCTGG GTCTCATTGTGTATTTCGGCATGATGGTGGGGGCGTTCCTCTGGGGAGCTCTGGCCGACCGCATCGGCCGCCGCCAGTCTCTCCTCATCTCCCTCTCCATCAACAgcatcttctccttcttctcgtCGTTCGTGCAGGGCTACAGCACCTTCCTCTTCTGCAGGCTCCTGTCGGGTGTTGG CATCGGAGGCTCCATCCCCATCGTCTTCTCCTACTACTCGGAGTTCCTGTCCCAGGAGAAGCGAGGCGAACACCTCAGTTGGCTCTGCATGTTCTGGATGATTGGTGGGATTTACGCGTCGGCCATGGCGTGGGCCATCATCCCCCACTATG GGTGGAGCTTCCAGATGGGCTCGGCTTATCAGTTCCACAGCTGGCGTGTATTTGTGTTGGTGTGCGCCTTCCCCTCCGTGGCCGCCATCGCTGCCCTCAACGCCATGCCGGAGAGCCCACGTTTCTACCTGGAG AATGGAAAACACGATGAAGGCTGGATGATTCTCAAGCAAGTCCACGACACCAACATGAGGGCCAAGGGACACCCGGAGAAAGTCTTCACC GTCACCACCATCAAGACGGTGAAACAGATGGACGAGTTGGTGGACACTGGCACCGACACGCCCGTCTGGCAGCGCTACAGGCTCAAGATCATGAGCCTCTCCCAGCAG ATTCGGAATAATATTATTGCCTGCTTCACCCCGGAATACAAACGGACCACTTTCATGCTGATGGCCGTGTGGTTCACCATGTCTTTCAG CTACTACGGCCTGACCGTGTGGTTCCCGGACATGATCAAGTACATCCAGAAGCAGGAGTACGAGTCCCGCACCAAGACCTTCAGCAAGGAGCGCGTGGAGCACGTCACCTTTAACTTCACCCTGGAAAACCAGGTGCACCGCCAAGGCCACTACTTCAACGATAA GTTCCTCAACCTGAAGATGAAGTCGATGGTGTTTGAGGACTCGGTGTTTGAGGAGTGCTACTTTGAGGACATCACCTCCACGCACACCGTCTTCAGGAACTGCACCTTCATCGCCAGCCTGTTTTATAACACAG ACTTGTTCAAGTACAGGTTTGTGGACTGCAAGCTGGTGAACAGCACGTTCCTTCACAACAAGGAGGGCTGCATGCTGGACTTCAGCGACGACTTCAACAACGCCTACATGATCTACTTCGTCAACTTCCTCGGCACGCTGGCCGTCCTGCCCGGCAACATCGTCTCGGCTCTGCTGATGGACAAAATAGGCCGTCTGAGGATGCTGG cggGGTCCAGCGTCATATCGTGTGTCAGCTGCTTCTTCCTGATGTTCGGAAATAGTGAGTCGGGGATGATCGCCCTGTTGTGTCTCTTTGGCGGCATCAGCATCGCCTCATGGAACGCTCTGGATGTCATCACGGTGGAGCTCTACCCCTCAGACAAACG GACCACGGCCTTTGGCTTCTTGAACGCCCTGTGCAAGGTGGCGGCCGTCCTGGGCATCAGCATCTTCCAGTCCTTCGTTGGCATCACCAAGGCCGTGCCCATCCTCTTTGCCGCCGGTGCCCTGGCCGCAGGTAGTTTCCTTGCCACAAAGTTGCCTGAAACGCGGGGCCAGGTGCTGCAGTAG